Proteins encoded together in one Bacteroides zoogleoformans window:
- a CDS encoding SusC/RagA family TonB-linked outer membrane protein has protein sequence MAGNEVVQQNGTCTGIVKDSTGETIIGASVLVKGTVNGTITGIDGDFSLRNVPQGSIIQISFVGYQTQEVRWTGTPLNIILKDDSKMLEEVVVVGFGTQKKVNLTGAVSTVDAKTLASRPVNSVVDALQGAVPGMNFFVGKQGGALNSDKRFNIRGTGTIGEGSSVSPLVLIDGMEGDLNMLNPQDIENVSVLKDASASSIYGSRAAGGVILVTTKKGRAGKTSINYNNSFRFNSPLNMPEMMDSYTWANYMNAASVNSGNGVWFSDNKLALLKKAQNDSSIPKMYANKNNRWEVWDAMDLLPVGNTDWLKEHFGNSFSQEHTLSVNGGSENMQYYFSANYLEQEGILRHGDENKQRYGVTGKINASLTDWLKMGYSIRFTRTDFENPSNIGTDGGLFYHNVCRYWPIVPVTDPNGYYVPESFVGLLKDGGRYNNQHDVLAQQLSLQLTPVKGWIVNAELNYRIINENQHTDWLTVNAYDVDKNPYVAFNNVSSVKEYTYKSNYFNPNIFTEYSRSFGDHNAKIMVGFQSEWLRHRSVTAQQDGILSGLPTLDTTSDNARVKGEYQSWATAGFFGRLNYDYKGRYLLEANLRYDGSSRFLRANRWNWFPSFSIGWNIAQEKFWENLSGTVNMLKLRASWGQLGNQNTENWYPFYPTIGYKAKDSNWLVNGVKPNKSWQPALVSSLLTWEKSRTWEIGLDWGAFNNRLTGSFGYFQRKTYDMVGPAPELPDVLGANAPKVNNLDMTSKGWDLQISWRDRINELSYGVTLSLSDNQVTIDKYPNDSKALNLKYYKGARLGDIWGYTTVGIAKTDEEMKAHLAKVDQSALGSNWGAGDIMYADLDGDGKVNKGEDRADKSGDYRIIGNSNPRYNFGLNIDATYKGFDLKLFFQGTLKRDYAIGQNDAVFWGGSVNKWQALGFKEHLDYFRADANDPLGQNLDSYYPRVAWNGSKNEHIQTKYLQNAAYGRLKNVTLGYTLPKEVTKRFYVENLRVFVSGENLLTITDFTKLADPELIDASGWGFGKTYPLSKTVSLGLSVTF, from the coding sequence GTGGCAGGTAATGAAGTCGTTCAGCAAAACGGCACATGTACCGGCATTGTAAAAGACAGCACTGGCGAAACCATTATCGGAGCTTCTGTCTTAGTCAAAGGAACCGTCAACGGTACGATTACCGGTATTGACGGCGATTTTTCACTCAGAAATGTTCCTCAAGGAAGTATTATTCAAATCTCATTCGTCGGTTATCAGACACAAGAAGTCAGATGGACGGGAACACCATTGAACATTATCTTGAAAGATGACAGCAAAATGCTGGAAGAAGTGGTGGTAGTGGGCTTCGGCACGCAGAAAAAGGTAAATCTCACGGGAGCCGTATCTACGGTGGACGCCAAAACACTTGCTTCACGTCCGGTCAACTCGGTTGTCGATGCCTTGCAAGGTGCGGTTCCGGGCATGAACTTTTTCGTAGGCAAACAAGGTGGTGCCTTGAACTCGGACAAACGGTTCAATATCCGCGGTACGGGTACCATCGGTGAAGGTTCATCGGTTTCTCCCTTGGTTTTGATTGACGGTATGGAAGGAGACTTGAACATGCTGAATCCGCAAGACATTGAGAATGTTTCAGTCTTGAAGGATGCTTCGGCTTCGTCTATCTACGGTTCGCGTGCCGCGGGAGGTGTAATCTTGGTAACGACCAAGAAAGGACGTGCCGGTAAAACTTCCATCAACTACAACAACAGTTTTCGTTTTAACTCTCCGTTGAATATGCCCGAAATGATGGATTCCTATACATGGGCCAATTATATGAATGCGGCGAGCGTTAACTCCGGAAACGGTGTCTGGTTCTCAGACAACAAACTTGCACTCTTAAAGAAAGCTCAAAACGATTCGAGCATACCTAAGATGTATGCCAATAAGAATAATCGTTGGGAAGTATGGGATGCGATGGATTTGCTTCCGGTGGGCAATACCGATTGGTTGAAAGAACATTTCGGCAACAGCTTTTCACAAGAGCATACCCTGAGTGTAAACGGTGGTAGCGAGAATATGCAATACTACTTCTCTGCTAACTATCTGGAGCAAGAGGGCATCTTGCGTCATGGCGACGAAAATAAGCAACGCTATGGCGTGACTGGTAAAATTAATGCCTCCCTCACCGACTGGCTCAAGATGGGTTACAGCATTCGCTTTACCCGTACGGACTTTGAGAATCCTTCAAACATCGGTACCGATGGAGGTTTGTTTTATCATAATGTCTGTCGCTATTGGCCCATTGTTCCGGTGACCGATCCTAATGGATACTATGTGCCCGAATCATTCGTCGGCCTGCTGAAAGACGGAGGTAGATACAACAACCAACACGATGTTTTGGCTCAACAGCTCAGTTTGCAACTTACTCCCGTGAAAGGTTGGATTGTCAATGCCGAACTGAATTACCGTATCATTAATGAGAATCAGCACACAGACTGGCTCACCGTTAATGCTTATGATGTGGATAAGAATCCTTACGTAGCTTTCAACAATGTTTCGAGCGTGAAAGAATATACCTATAAGAGCAATTATTTCAACCCGAACATTTTCACCGAATACAGCCGTTCTTTCGGCGACCACAATGCTAAAATCATGGTCGGCTTCCAAAGCGAATGGTTGCGCCATCGGTCTGTGACGGCTCAACAAGACGGTATTCTTTCAGGATTGCCCACGCTGGATACTACCAGTGATAACGCTCGCGTGAAAGGAGAGTATCAAAGCTGGGCTACAGCCGGATTCTTCGGACGTTTGAATTACGACTATAAAGGACGTTATTTGTTGGAAGCCAATTTGCGCTACGACGGTTCGTCACGTTTCTTGCGGGCCAATCGCTGGAATTGGTTCCCCTCTTTCTCTATCGGATGGAACATCGCACAGGAAAAATTCTGGGAAAATCTGTCAGGAACTGTAAATATGCTGAAGTTGCGTGCTTCGTGGGGACAATTGGGAAATCAAAATACAGAAAACTGGTATCCGTTCTATCCCACCATCGGCTACAAGGCAAAAGACAGCAATTGGTTGGTGAACGGTGTTAAGCCTAATAAATCTTGGCAACCTGCCCTTGTTTCTTCTCTGCTTACATGGGAGAAGAGCCGTACGTGGGAAATCGGTTTGGACTGGGGAGCATTCAACAACCGACTGACCGGATCATTCGGCTACTTCCAGCGTAAGACTTATGACATGGTAGGCCCTGCGCCCGAGTTGCCTGATGTACTTGGAGCTAATGCCCCAAAAGTGAACAATCTGGATATGACTTCCAAAGGCTGGGACTTGCAGATAAGCTGGAGAGACCGGATTAACGAATTGAGCTATGGCGTCACTCTGTCATTGAGCGACAATCAAGTGACGATAGACAAATATCCCAATGACTCGAAAGCCTTGAACTTGAAATATTACAAAGGTGCACGTTTAGGTGACATTTGGGGATACACCACAGTGGGTATCGCCAAGACGGATGAAGAGATGAAAGCTCACTTGGCTAAGGTGGACCAAAGCGCATTGGGCAGTAATTGGGGAGCCGGCGACATCATGTATGCCGATTTGGATGGAGATGGCAAAGTGAATAAAGGGGAAGATAGAGCAGACAAGTCCGGTGACTATCGTATCATTGGTAACTCCAATCCTCGATACAATTTTGGTTTAAATATAGATGCAACTTACAAAGGATTTGACTTGAAACTTTTCTTCCAAGGCACGCTGAAGCGCGATTACGCAATCGGACAAAACGATGCCGTATTTTGGGGAGGAAGTGTCAACAAATGGCAAGCCTTGGGATTCAAGGAACATTTGGATTATTTCCGTGCGGATGCTAATGATCCGTTGGGACAGAATCTTGACAGCTATTATCCTCGCGTGGCATGGAACGGAAGCAAAAACGAACACATACAAACCAAGTACCTGCAAAATGCCGCATACGGACGTTTGAAGAACGTTACTCTGGGTTATACACTGCCTAAAGAGGTTACAAAGAGATTCTATGTAGAAAATCTCCGTGTGTTTGTATCGGGTGAGAATCTGCTGACCATTACCGATTTTACAAAACTGGCCGATCCGGAATTGATTGATGCTTCAGGCTGGGGATTCGGTAAGACCTATCCGCTGTCTAAGACCGTGTCATTAGGTTTGAGCGTCACTTTTTAA
- a CDS encoding thiamine phosphate synthase, translated as MKLIVVTAPTFFVEEDKIITALFEEGLDILHLRKPETSAMYSERLLTLIPPQYHKRIVTHEHFYLQEEFNLMGIHLNARNPKEPHDFSGHISCTYHSLDEVKSKKHFYDYVFLSPIFDCITKDGMSSGFEAEELRQAGKERIIDNKVMALGGITPNNILEIKDYGFGGAVVVGDLWNKFNACTDCNYLEIIRHFKKLKEMAD; from the coding sequence ATGAAACTTATCGTAGTTACGGCACCCACATTCTTTGTGGAAGAAGACAAGATTATCACTGCGCTTTTTGAAGAAGGATTGGACATCCTGCATCTAAGAAAGCCGGAAACCTCTGCCATGTATTCAGAGCGTCTTCTGACATTGATACCTCCCCAATATCATAAACGCATTGTTACGCATGAGCATTTTTACCTTCAGGAAGAATTTAATCTGATGGGAATCCATTTGAACGCCCGTAATCCGAAAGAGCCGCACGATTTTTCCGGTCACATCAGTTGCACCTACCATTCGTTGGACGAAGTAAAGAGCAAAAAGCATTTCTATGATTATGTCTTTCTAAGTCCGATATTCGACTGTATCACCAAAGACGGAATGTCTTCAGGTTTCGAAGCCGAAGAACTCAGACAGGCGGGAAAAGAGAGAATAATAGACAACAAGGTCATGGCTTTAGGAGGCATAACCCCTAACAACATATTAGAAATTAAAGATTATGGTTTTGGTGGTGCGGTTGTGGTGGGTGATTTATGGAATAAATTCAATGCTTGTACCGATTGTAACTATCTGGAGATTATCCGCCACTTCAAAAAGCTCAAGGAAATGGCTGATTGA
- a CDS encoding sensor histidine kinase, whose amino-acid sequence MIHVLAILYAWGIGPIHKEEALWISFTLIILLMLTVMVVFYVSKNRQVKALQEIKDIAEEANRLKTAFIANMTHEIRTPLNAIVGFTTMLAEMDGLDRETRMSFLKEINDNKESLLRIINDLLDYSKIESNTFEYNDEEVDVNALIDEVCAVQNRRFHPGGIKVEYPERLPQCRLRTDRKRFAQVMENLLGNALKFTEKGSVTVGSRRLSNGNYYFYVADTGCGIDAEGRHAIFERFVKMNYNIKGTGLGLSITKSIIEHYGGGIGVESKQGEGSTFYFTLPASMEYKEYGKF is encoded by the coding sequence ATGATACACGTGCTTGCCATATTATATGCTTGGGGGATAGGGCCTATTCATAAGGAAGAAGCTTTATGGATTTCTTTTACTCTGATTATCCTTCTGATGCTTACGGTTATGGTTGTATTTTATGTCAGTAAGAACAGACAAGTAAAAGCTCTTCAGGAAATAAAAGATATTGCGGAAGAGGCTAACCGGTTGAAAACGGCATTCATTGCCAATATGACACATGAAATACGTACTCCTTTAAATGCCATTGTGGGATTCACCACCATGCTTGCCGAGATGGATGGATTAGATAGAGAGACGCGTATGTCTTTCTTAAAAGAAATAAACGATAACAAGGAGTCTTTGCTGAGAATTATTAATGACTTGTTGGATTACTCTAAAATAGAATCGAATACTTTTGAGTATAATGACGAGGAGGTAGATGTAAATGCCCTTATTGATGAGGTATGTGCAGTGCAGAATAGACGCTTTCATCCCGGTGGGATAAAAGTGGAATATCCGGAAAGGCTGCCGCAATGCCGGCTGCGAACAGATCGCAAGCGTTTTGCTCAGGTTATGGAAAATCTGTTGGGGAATGCGTTGAAATTCACTGAAAAAGGCAGTGTGACGGTGGGAAGCAGAAGACTGAGTAACGGCAATTACTATTTTTATGTAGCAGATACGGGATGCGGTATCGATGCTGAAGGGCGGCATGCCATTTTTGAGCGTTTCGTAAAAATGAACTACAATATAAAGGGCACCGGATTAGGACTTTCCATCACCAAATCTATCATTGAGCATTATGGTGGAGGTATTGGCGTAGAATCTAAACAAGGAGAAGGTTCAACATTCTATTTTACTTTGCCGGCCAGTATGGAATACAAGGAATATGGTAAATTCTGA
- a CDS encoding UvrD-helicase domain-containing protein, which translates to MELLVYKASAGSGKTFTLAVEYIKHLIINPRAYRQILAVTFTNKATAEMKERILQQLYGIWKCDPESDAYLKRIKEELATTRYLQAAPDRGTEELRQRAGVALQYILHDYSRFRVETIDSFFQSVMRNLARELELNPNLNIELNTNEVLSEAVDSLIEKLTPTSPVLAWLLEYIDERIRDDKRWNVSNEIKSFGLNIFNENYIERGEGVRECLRTPNTLKLYRNVLREMETEALEQMKGFYDQFEGELEGHALMPEDLKGGSRGIGSYFRKLRDGKLTDKDILNATLQNSLADAGNWAAKTSLRKDDIVRLAESSLIPLLKDAERLRPQKNRTINSCRLSLQHLNKLQLLNHIDEEVRTLNHEQNRFLLSDTNALLHKLVREGDSSFVFEKIGANIRNVMIDEFQDTSRMQWDNFRLLLLEGLSQGADSLIVGDVKQSIYRWRNGDWGILNSLGQTRLNNFPVRIKTLKTNRRSEANIIRFNNQFFTTAVEYLNTQHLNELNEECYPLKQAYADVRQESPKTEARGYVKASFLEPDDEHNYAEQTLLAMGAEVQRLLEEGIQPNDITILVRKNKNIPPIADYFDKELQLPVVSDEAFRLDASLAICMLIDALRYLSNPKDRISSASLIFNYKLQVLKEENDPSFHLDALLTEQPELLLPEAFTSRLETLRLMPLYELLEELFTIFDMERIKQQDAYLFFFFDAVTEFLQNNSSDLDSFIRYWEETLCGKTISGGETDGIRILSIHKSKGLEFHTVLIPFCDWKLENETNNQLVWCTAPEAPYNAISLVPMNYSSTMAESVYRQDYLHERLQLWVDNLNLLYVAFTRAGKNLILWSKNGQKGTVSELLANALPPIANNDEGNWDEEAAVYESGRIVPSALPRADVRHNAQDGSIINKFSQKAVKLPIRMESTLHDIEFRQSNRSAEFIAGIDETESDRRFINRGRLLHTLFSAIETEKDIDNAISRLVFEGIIGRTETEKEIRALTARAFSLPQIKDWYSGTWQLFNECDIIWQENGILRTRRPDRVMMRNEEVVVVDFKFGKTNKKYNKQVKDYMQLLARMGYASDKIKGYLWYVEEEIVEKV; encoded by the coding sequence ATGGAACTATTGGTATATAAGGCTTCCGCAGGCTCAGGAAAGACGTTTACACTGGCCGTGGAATACATCAAGCACTTGATAATCAACCCTCGCGCCTACCGTCAAATACTTGCCGTGACTTTCACCAATAAAGCTACGGCAGAAATGAAAGAACGAATCCTGCAACAACTCTACGGCATCTGGAAATGTGATCCGGAATCTGATGCCTATCTGAAACGCATCAAAGAGGAACTGGCAACAACCCGCTATTTGCAAGCTGCCCCGGACAGAGGGACAGAAGAGTTGCGGCAACGTGCGGGGGTGGCATTGCAATACATACTTCATGATTACAGCCGCTTCCGTGTAGAGACCATCGACTCTTTTTTCCAGTCCGTTATGCGCAACTTAGCCCGCGAACTAGAACTAAATCCTAATCTCAACATAGAGCTAAACACCAACGAAGTGCTGAGCGAGGCCGTAGACAGTCTTATTGAAAAGCTCACTCCTACTTCACCGGTACTGGCTTGGCTGCTGGAGTATATAGACGAACGCATTCGCGATGACAAACGCTGGAATGTTTCAAACGAAATCAAAAGTTTCGGGCTCAACATTTTCAATGAAAACTATATCGAACGAGGCGAAGGCGTGAGAGAATGCCTGCGCACGCCCAACACATTGAAACTCTATCGAAATGTGTTACGTGAAATGGAGACAGAAGCTTTAGAGCAAATGAAAGGCTTCTACGATCAGTTTGAAGGGGAATTGGAAGGGCATGCGCTCATGCCGGAGGATTTGAAAGGAGGCTCTCGGGGCATAGGCAGTTACTTCCGAAAACTTCGTGATGGCAAGTTGACAGATAAAGACATATTGAACGCCACGCTGCAAAACAGTCTGGCAGATGCCGGAAACTGGGCCGCTAAAACATCCTTGCGAAAAGATGACATCGTCCGGTTGGCAGAAAGCAGCCTGATACCGCTGTTGAAAGATGCCGAACGGCTACGCCCGCAAAAAAACCGTACCATCAACAGTTGCCGCCTTTCACTGCAACATCTCAACAAGTTGCAACTGCTCAATCACATCGACGAAGAAGTACGTACACTGAACCACGAGCAGAACCGTTTTTTACTGTCTGACACCAATGCTCTGTTGCACAAGTTGGTGCGCGAAGGCGACTCTTCTTTCGTATTCGAGAAAATCGGTGCCAATATACGAAATGTCATGATCGACGAGTTTCAGGATACCAGCCGTATGCAATGGGACAACTTTCGCTTGCTGCTACTCGAAGGGCTCTCGCAAGGAGCCGACAGCCTGATTGTAGGAGATGTAAAGCAATCCATTTATCGTTGGCGCAACGGAGACTGGGGCATTCTGAACAGTCTGGGACAAACCAGGCTAAACAATTTTCCCGTCCGCATAAAAACGCTGAAGACCAACCGGCGGAGCGAAGCAAATATCATCCGCTTCAACAATCAATTCTTCACTACTGCTGTGGAGTATCTCAACACTCAACATCTGAACGAGCTGAATGAAGAATGCTACCCCTTGAAACAGGCATATGCCGATGTCAGGCAAGAATCTCCAAAGACAGAAGCACGCGGTTACGTAAAAGCCTCTTTTCTTGAGCCGGACGATGAACACAACTATGCGGAACAGACACTGCTTGCCATGGGAGCAGAAGTGCAAAGATTGCTTGAAGAAGGCATACAACCCAACGATATCACCATTCTTGTACGCAAAAACAAGAACATTCCTCCTATAGCGGATTACTTCGACAAGGAACTTCAGCTACCCGTTGTATCAGACGAAGCTTTCCGGCTGGATGCATCTCTCGCCATCTGCATGCTGATAGACGCCTTGCGCTATTTGTCCAATCCGAAAGATAGAATCTCGAGTGCTTCGCTCATATTCAATTATAAACTGCAAGTTCTCAAAGAAGAGAACGATCCGTCTTTCCATCTTGACGCCCTATTGACAGAGCAACCCGAACTACTGCTTCCTGAGGCCTTCACATCTCGTCTGGAGACGTTGCGCCTGATGCCTCTATACGAACTGCTGGAAGAATTATTCACCATATTCGATATGGAGCGTATCAAGCAACAAGACGCCTATCTCTTCTTCTTTTTTGATGCGGTGACGGAGTTTCTTCAAAACAATTCATCCGATTTGGATAGCTTCATCCGTTATTGGGAAGAAACACTTTGCGGCAAAACGATTTCCGGTGGTGAAACGGACGGTATACGCATACTTTCCATACACAAATCCAAAGGACTGGAGTTCCATACCGTACTCATCCCGTTCTGCGATTGGAAACTGGAAAACGAAACCAATAACCAGCTGGTATGGTGTACCGCTCCCGAGGCACCCTACAATGCCATCAGCCTTGTTCCGATGAACTACTCAAGCACAATGGCAGAGTCAGTCTACCGACAAGACTATCTACATGAACGCCTGCAACTGTGGGTGGACAATCTCAACCTTTTGTATGTAGCCTTTACGCGTGCCGGAAAGAACCTCATCCTCTGGAGCAAGAATGGTCAAAAAGGAACGGTTTCCGAACTGCTCGCCAATGCTTTGCCGCCTATTGCCAATAATGACGAAGGAAATTGGGATGAAGAAGCAGCAGTCTATGAAAGCGGACGGATTGTCCCGTCTGCCCTCCCCCGGGCAGATGTCCGTCACAATGCTCAAGACGGCAGTATCATCAATAAATTCTCTCAAAAAGCCGTAAAGCTGCCCATCCGCATGGAAAGCACGCTTCATGACATCGAGTTCAGACAGTCTAACCGTTCGGCCGAATTCATTGCCGGAATAGATGAAACCGAATCCGACCGCCGTTTCATCAATCGCGGACGGCTACTGCACACTCTGTTTTCTGCCATCGAAACAGAAAAAGATATCGACAATGCCATCAGCCGACTGGTGTTCGAGGGAATCATCGGCCGAACCGAAACAGAAAAGGAAATACGTGCATTGACTGCACGCGCTTTCTCCTTGCCTCAAATCAAAGATTGGTATTCGGGCACATGGCAACTCTTCAACGAGTGCGACATCATCTGGCAAGAAAACGGAATACTCCGAACCCGGCGCCCGGACCGTGTCATGATGCGCAATGAAGAAGTTGTCGTAGTGGACTTCAAATTTGGAAAAACCAACAAGAAATACAACAAGCAGGTGAAAGACTATATGCAACTGCTTGCCCGCATGGGATATGCCTCTGACAAAATCAAAGGATATCTATGGTATGTAGAAGAAGAAATCGTTGAGAAAGTATAA
- a CDS encoding PD-(D/E)XK nuclease family protein, which translates to MEPFLQSVAKDLYSKTGNNLSHTAIVFPNKRAGLFFNEFLTAETDRPLWSPAYISISELFQQLSPLKLGDSIRLVCELYRVFREETRSEETLDDFYFWGELLISDFDDVDKNLVDASKLFTNLQELKNIMDGYEFLDKEQEEAIRQFFLNFSIEKRTELKAKFISLWDKLGDIYRHYRNNLSDLGIAYEGMMYRNVIEQLDINHLRYDRYVFVGFNVLNKVETEFFKLLQDAGKALFYWDYDIYYTTLPRLQTPPYTHEAGEFILRNLSRFPNQLPETAFDVMRRPKKIHYISSPTENAQARYLPQWIKEVAHPYSTAAEESRSEQEAKEKENAVVLCNEALLLPILHSIPPEVKNVNITMGFPLAQTPVYSFINTLTALQTTGYQTKSGCYTYDAVLAVLKHPYVRILSSAAEALEKQLIKNNRFYPLPSELKQDVFLEQVFTPQNGIAALCSYLTDLLREVAVVYRKEKETEDIFNQLYRESLFKGYTLVNRLLNLIETGELSGLKPETLKGLLNRLLTSSNIPFHGEPAIGMQVMGVLETRNLDFRNLIILSLNEGQLPKAGGESSFIPHNLRKAFGMTTIEHKNAVYAYYFYRLIQRAENITLLYNSSSDGLNRGEMSRFMLQLLAESPCDISRQYLEAGQSPQQSRPIDIIKTPEMLQRMYDAYDIRRHPANFFSPSALNAYLDCRLKFYYRYVAGLRVPDEVSAEIDSALFGTIFHHAAESIYKDLTSNSKDIRKEDLEQLMKNEVRLQTYVDNAFKEKFFHVPQTEQPEYNGTQLIHSKVIVSYLRQLLRNDLQYAPFRMEGMEEEVREMVEIDTPQGKLLLQIGGTIDRMDSKEGTLRIVDYKTGGMPKTPENVEQLFTPAENRPTYIFQTFMYAAIMCRRQPLKVAPSLLYIHRAASESYSPVIEMGAPRQPKLPVENFAFFEEEFRKRLLNLLQEIYNPEETFSQTKDSKKCEYCDFRSLCEK; encoded by the coding sequence ATGGAACCATTCCTTCAATCAGTCGCCAAAGACCTTTATTCCAAAACAGGAAACAACTTGTCGCACACTGCCATCGTTTTCCCCAACAAACGTGCCGGATTGTTTTTTAATGAATTTCTGACAGCAGAGACCGACCGTCCCTTGTGGTCGCCCGCCTACATCAGCATCAGTGAACTCTTCCAACAACTATCACCCTTGAAATTGGGCGATTCTATCCGGCTGGTGTGCGAACTCTACAGAGTCTTTCGAGAAGAAACGCGCAGCGAAGAAACGCTTGATGACTTCTATTTTTGGGGCGAATTACTCATCAGCGACTTTGATGATGTAGACAAAAATCTTGTGGATGCAAGCAAACTCTTCACCAACCTGCAAGAACTGAAGAATATAATGGACGGATATGAATTTCTTGATAAAGAGCAAGAAGAAGCAATCCGGCAATTCTTTTTAAACTTTTCCATAGAGAAACGTACAGAACTAAAAGCCAAATTTATCTCACTTTGGGATAAACTCGGCGATATATACCGGCACTACCGCAACAATCTCTCCGACCTTGGCATTGCCTACGAAGGCATGATGTATCGTAACGTCATAGAACAATTGGACATCAACCACCTGCGCTACGACCGCTATGTATTTGTCGGGTTCAACGTACTGAACAAAGTGGAGACCGAGTTTTTCAAACTCCTGCAAGATGCCGGAAAAGCATTGTTCTATTGGGATTATGATATATACTACACCACACTTCCCCGCTTACAGACACCTCCCTACACCCACGAAGCCGGCGAATTCATTTTACGCAATCTGAGCAGATTTCCCAACCAACTGCCCGAAACCGCTTTCGACGTGATGAGGAGACCTAAAAAGATACATTACATTTCTTCTCCCACAGAAAATGCACAGGCACGCTATCTGCCGCAGTGGATTAAAGAAGTCGCCCACCCCTACTCAACAGCTGCTGAAGAAAGCCGAAGCGAACAAGAAGCGAAAGAAAAAGAAAATGCCGTTGTTCTCTGCAACGAAGCGTTGCTGCTCCCCATTCTCCATTCCATTCCCCCCGAGGTGAAAAACGTAAACATCACCATGGGATTTCCATTGGCACAAACTCCGGTCTATAGTTTCATCAATACATTGACAGCATTGCAGACCACCGGTTATCAGACAAAATCGGGATGCTACACCTACGATGCCGTGCTCGCCGTATTAAAGCATCCTTATGTCCGTATCCTCTCTTCGGCGGCAGAAGCTCTGGAGAAACAGCTGATTAAAAACAATCGCTTCTATCCCCTCCCATCCGAACTGAAGCAAGACGTTTTTCTGGAGCAGGTCTTCACTCCGCAAAACGGTATTGCGGCTCTATGCAGCTATCTCACCGACTTGCTTCGCGAGGTAGCAGTTGTGTATCGTAAGGAAAAAGAAACGGAAGATATCTTCAACCAGCTCTATCGCGAATCTTTGTTCAAGGGCTACACCCTTGTCAATCGCTTGCTTAACCTGATTGAAACCGGCGAGTTGAGCGGTCTGAAACCGGAGACATTGAAAGGTCTGCTGAACCGCCTGCTTACTTCCTCCAACATTCCTTTTCATGGCGAACCGGCCATCGGCATGCAGGTGATGGGGGTACTTGAGACGCGCAACCTCGATTTTCGTAACCTCATCATACTCTCCCTGAACGAAGGGCAATTGCCAAAAGCCGGCGGAGAATCTTCTTTTATCCCTCACAACCTGAGAAAAGCTTTCGGCATGACTACCATCGAGCATAAAAATGCGGTTTATGCCTATTATTTCTATCGCCTCATACAAAGAGCGGAAAATATTACCCTACTATACAACTCTTCTTCCGACGGGCTGAACCGTGGAGAGATGTCACGCTTCATGCTCCAGCTTCTGGCGGAGTCGCCCTGCGACATCTCGCGCCAATACCTTGAAGCCGGACAGTCACCTCAACAAAGTCGCCCTATCGACATTATAAAAACACCGGAGATGCTGCAACGGATGTACGATGCCTACGATATCCGGCGTCATCCCGCCAACTTCTTCTCTCCATCGGCCCTCAATGCCTATTTGGATTGTCGTCTGAAGTTTTATTACCGCTATGTGGCCGGCTTGAGGGTTCCCGATGAAGTAAGTGCGGAAATAGATTCCGCTCTGTTCGGAACGATTTTCCATCATGCCGCCGAATCCATATATAAAGATTTGACATCCAACAGCAAAGATATAAGGAAAGAAGATCTGGAGCAATTGATGAAGAATGAAGTCAGACTCCAGACCTATGTGGACAACGCTTTCAAAGAAAAGTTTTTCCATGTGCCCCAAACGGAGCAACCGGAATACAACGGCACGCAACTCATCCATTCAAAAGTTATCGTTTCCTACCTGCGTCAACTTCTACGCAACGACCTGCAATATGCCCCTTTCCGCATGGAAGGAATGGAAGAAGAGGTAAGGGAGATGGTAGAGATTGATACTCCGCAAGGAAAACTCCTGTTGCAGATTGGAGGAACCATAGACCGAATGGACAGTAAGGAAGGAACATTGCGCATCGTAGACTACAAAACCGGAGGAATGCCCAAAACTCCCGAAAACGTCGAACAACTGTTCACCCCTGCCGAAAACAGACCCACTTATATTTTCCAGACATTCATGTATGCAGCCATCATGTGCCGCCGGCAACCATTGAAAGTAGCCCCCTCACTACTTTATATACACCGTGCCGCTTCTGAAAGCTACTCACCGGTCATAGAGATGGGAGCACCCCGCCAGCCCAAACTTCCCGTAGAAAATTTCGCTTTCTTTGAAGAAGAATTCCGCAAGCGCCTGCTCAATTTGCTGCAAGAGATATATAATCCCGAAGAAACTTTCAGTCAAACGAAAGACAGCAAGAAATGTGAGTATTGTGATTTCCGAAGTCTCTGTGAAAAGTGA